CAGAGATAGGGTGAGAGAGTTTGTCACGGTCTCACATCGGATGTGTGTAAGGGAGGTGTTGCGGTTTGTTTGGTGGAAAAGGTGCTTGAATTTCAGGGACATCACTGTTATTTTCTGGGAAATTTTTGGCAGTACTAGAGTGTTTGAATTTCTGGAAATTCTGACTTCAAATGGCTGTGTGTTGATCGTGGTGTGCTGTGATGCCAATTTGATGTAGGACGGGTATTAGAACTTATATATACAGATAgaattgagagaagaagaagaagaagaagaagaagaggaaataCTAAAATATGGTGCTGAATGGGCGGCCTAGGGGGTATAGGTGGTGTCCCGCAATCATTTGATTATTATTATGCATTAGCTAAGGCCAAAACTTAGACTAGTGATGAAGATTAACAATAAAACCACCACATTTTGAGCAACTgaaaaccctaattcaaaaataCCAAGACATTGCCAAATACTGAATGCAGAATCATGGAACACACCTTGCGCTGATTTTGTAATGGGAATGCCACAAAACTACATGGTCAAAGGGGAAGCATAACAATTGCACGGGAAGGCATTGAACAAGGACCATGATTGGAATTTCCCCAAATCTGAAAGAAATGAGGGTCACATGTTATGTACATGACCTTGTTTTGACAAGAACGAGCTTAGTCAGCTCTCGTGAGGTCTGAAATGACGCTAATTTTTTTTCCTGTATTGGGACAACATAGTTTCAATCCTTAATTGGAACTTTTGGAAGTTGAAATCTTGAAATGATACTTGGGTCAAAGTCTAGGTCCTTGAGGTAATGTTTAGAGCTTGGATTTTGGGGTTTGATTTatatttgtgtggatttggaagaGACATAATACAATTTACTCCTGTGTTTTGTTCAAATCCTCTTACATTCAAATCCAAGATTTGAATTTCATGCTCCCTCAAATGCAGAATAAAGGTATTTTGGCACTAGAAATTTGCATAATTTTTTCACACCATTTCATGACTTGCAAGAGAAGAAGGGGACACAGGATGGAGACACAGAACAGGGACAACAAATCCTGGCTCATCTAAGGAGGGTGTGGAAATACCAATCTGGATGGGGAAGAATGTATTTTTATGCCCTAGTACAGTGGCAACAAATTAAAAATACTGTATACTTTTTAATGATTATGGTTCCTGTGTATATGATCCAAACACATAAATGTAAACTATCCCCAATGACGTCCCCTAATATTTCAAGTATCATGACACTTGGGCCCTGGTTTTTTGCATTTAATTTCCTTTGAATGGAGCCTGGGCTTTCATGGTCTAAAATTCAATGCTGGCCTTGTTTGATAAACCTATGTGCTAAATCTGAATGAGAGATCTTCCCTCATTCAGTAAGAAGTCCACTCAGGGGCCCTATTGAACATTTTCACCCCTAAAAATTGTAGAAGTTTCATACACTCCAGGACACGCTTCTTATATCCCGCACCCTAACACACATTCAATGGTTATTTACCAAATGACATCCAGATGTAGAGACTGTTCCGGTTATATTCAAAACCCAGTTTTTAGATTGAAAATTGCATTTAGTATTCAGCACTGGATGCTTAATTTTATCAAGCACCCTCATACCCCCTTTATTTAAATCACTCAAGTTAGGAAATAGAAATCAGTTGGCATTCCTATGCTAAATCACTCAAGTtaggaaatgaaaatgaaaatttccaAATAACATGGCTGATGGCACGATTTTAGGCTATGAGAGTGGCAAAGTATTATCAATTTGTTGTTCCTTTGGTAGCTTATCTTGTGACCGATAATGCTTATATATAATCCCCTTCTAAAAACCTTTTTGCTGTTTGGCTTGCATGTCTTTTCAAAGTAATTATGCCTGAGAGAGAGTCACAACTGCAGTCAGAGCCagaaataaatatttcatatatttcaatagATTGATTGGAAATTGAGTTGCTATGGCTTGCATCAGTAAGTGAATTTGCTGTTCAGATTACTTATCATGCTGAACAATTCTTTTGCATTGAGAGAAACTCATGACCTCATTATGCAATTGCATCtgttagtaaatatatatatatataatgaaactTTAGCCTActgatataaaaatattatttacatCCATCTGAAAATGGTCTCTACTAGTATTTATAGCCATCCGACTTATTTCAGATAATTTTGTGCGTCTCCCCTCCTGTTCCCAGAAAATATCTTTGTTACCTTGAAAATCTTTTTAACATGACTACCCTTCCCAAAGTGGGGAGCCTTGTGGCTTGGGGACACTTCCTTTTTACCTCAAAAAGCTTTTCAGTGCTGTTGCTGTTGGTGTACTCTTAAGTTTTTCTGCTTCAACCAGCCAAAGAGGAAAACAATTTTATATGTTCTGTAATGCCCTTGTTCTTCTGTTGTTTTAGATTCACTTTGTGCTTCTCATTAGTCGACAAGGAAAAGTGAGGTTGACGAAATGGTATTCACCATATTCCCAGAAGGAAAGAACTAAGGTATACCTAcattggtattattattactgACATAATCATTTTTACGTCTCTTATTTGTGTTACTCTTTATTTCTTAGAGTGCAGAAATGTTACATCTAGGTTGATAGACACAATTATGTCTTCTATGAGTTTTGATATTGATAATGAGCAGCTGCGTATAATCCCATTAAAAGTGCTTTTCCAGGCTCTTTACATCTTGCCTTCTGGCATTGCCAGATAAATAATGCTTTACAAGATTTTTTGGTTAAAGAAAGTTGGCTGACGATTTGTAGAACTAAAACTCTGTCATTGTACAGCTATGGATGTATATATGGGTATCAAATATTCTCATAGAGGAAATCAATGCAGCTTGACTCATAATTAACATAAGGATTTCCTAAAAGTGATCTGCATTTACTAAATTGTTCAAATTTTCACTGTCCGTTTTCACATTTTGTACAGGTAATTCGAGAGCTTAGTGGTGTCATTCTCACACGAGGCCCAAAGCTCTGCAACTTTGTGGAATGGAGGGGGTACAAAGTTGTTTATAAAAGGTACGATGTGATTTTCAATCTCCTGGTTCCAAGATCTATATTGCGACCAGGGTTTTATATGCAACAATCATTCTTAAAGATGCATAACTGTTTGCATTTCTGTGGGGTTCATCTTCAGATATGCCAGCCTATATTTCTGCATGTGCATTGATCAAGATGACAACGAATTGGAGATCCTTGAAATAATTCACCATTATGTTGAGATACTGGACCGCTATTTTGGCAGTGTAAGCCTACTCAACCTTGAAGCAATTAAGTCTAGTAAGCAAGTCAATATATATTATCATAAATTAGTCTCTAATGATCATTTTCTCTGCTTGCTTATCAGGTGTGTGAGCTGGACTTGATCTTTAATTTCCATAAGGTATTTTCTGGAATTGCTTCATGTTTTTTAATCCTAATTTCTGATCCTGATTAATTCCTAGaagcaactttttttttttttaaatgttaaatagcAGCGCTAGACTGGTCAAATGGTAAAAAGGATTCATAGATGGCCATATATTGTTGGGATTTAGTCATCTTAAAAGGAAAATCGTCCATTGAGTGGGACTTTTATTTTGTTAGGATACTGCTGAATTCAACAGTTCACAAGGACAATTCATTCCTTGTACCACTGTTTGTCCTATGTTTGTGGAATGTGGACCTTCTAATGAAAAACAAAAAGGTGGATCATGGATAGACCCGCGTTTGAGACTGATTCAGAAGAATTGGATTGAGGAATTACAATGCTCTCAGCCCTGCAGATTTGGGCATAACTAGGATTATGTTTATGCAGGggtttgtttttaatttttgtctatgtttttttttttaaaatttaattagttaaGGAGTTTATTTCagtcatagtaggaggaatatagagaaattgagaaaagattaaacttgatggtcaagaaattaataacactAGTAGATTTCTATACCTTGGGTTTATTATATAAGCTAAAAGAGAAGTTGGAGATGTAATACATAATGTtgaagcaagttgggtaaaatgcaTAAGTGCTTTGGgtgtgctatgtgattgtagaaCATCTTTGCagttaaaaggaaagttctattgAACGGTTGTAGCttgtaagaccagctatgctatatggatcagaatgttgggtaaCAAAGAAACATGTTggaaaagtaaaagttgctgaaatgagaatgttaaggtggataagTCGTATAATGTTAAAAGATGACTCAAGGAAGGAATATATTTGCAGTAAGTTAGGCTTAGCTCCTGtcgaagataagataaaggaggagtgacttagatggtttgagcatcTACAATATAGGAGTGATAAGGAGTGAGCGAATTGCTGTGAGGTGTTGTAGAAGGGgaagaggtagacctaaaataacttggaatcaTATAGTGAATTAGGATTTCGAAAGTCACGGAattatcccaagaagggggggggggtgaattgggttattaaaatttttcttttaattcttttaatgaattcttaacctcttgttaatttaacaatcacacaacaaaaacttaatcgaataatcaatccacaaaccaatattcaattaatcaaataaccaatcaacaactaaaccaattaaccacaaaataccaaatcaagatatgatatgcaGCTCTCTAGTAATTTTCAGCTTTTGCAAGAACCCAACGtatttgtttgtagccctgtatatataaataaaatttgcttgctctctctcaactaagatttccgcaaacaattaaacaacgtactccctttgggtttccgcaaaagtttaatcaaacgtactttcttaagttaagagtcttcttaatctcgGTTTTTAATTTCAGCAACTTGTGCTttgcatacacaccacacaatatatataaatgctgaaagtaaagagaagggtaagagtgagaccgagatttttacgaggttcggcttatccttagcctacgtcctcgccttaggccaataccacctaaggattctactatagtACTCCTTTctgggcggagcaaacctttacaaatcccttcttaagggtagagccccctctccaagcgatatcccatgCTTGGTCTAATGATCCAAACAATtcttgaatcgtcaaagaactacaaaataAGAACAAGTATTGGTGTACAAAGATACTCTtacaatagagctgattagtacaagttagagcactaatatacttcaaatcaaatatcaaatagacaatatgaagctcaagaatgaataTCACTGGAGGTTCTTTCAAAGAAATTGAGAAACTCAGTAGCAAATTAAGAACTGTAGGCTTTTGATCAGCAGAATATCAGTAGTATTCTTCATCAagagtttgagcaagagagagtttaagaAGAGTTTGGAATTtcaatgcttgaatgctgattatAATGATCGGTGTGTTGAATTCCTTGGGTTTAGGGAGTATATAGAGTTTTTAGAAAGTGATTCCTTGTTTCCCATGTTACTTGGAGTGTCTctcaagtttttacaacgtttagATTTGTAAAAACTTATTTTAAGAGTTTTCCCGTTGCTGTTTATAATTTAAATTCTCCGCAGGTCAGTCGATTGCGTCACTCGATTGGGCCTGTTCTAtatggggtcagtcgactggatcCATTCTGTCTGTccagaaattaaatgaaataattgtTAGTCGACTGGGCTTTctagtcagtcagctggacaaccaatttttcacaactttcatattttCACTACTTTGAacccttgatttttgaaaaattcaaatgtgactttaaaaatcattttccagggttttcaaaaattggtctctaagtctatattgtatcctaaagagcttcatatacctatattaatattgaataaagtacttacatatgaCTTCTTAAACATAGACACTTTAAGCACCAAGTATTCATGCTTTTTCCATTTCTTGAGGTCCATCTTGACTTCATGTCTTTCTTTGAAACTAATCTACAGTGTCCATTTCTCTCCAATGCTTTAATATCCGgaaagctttcatttgattgacgtTAAGTGTAAGCTTTCTTCTTTGATAAGACTTGTGAGCATTTTGAATCTCTAATCCTCAAACATTATCACTTTAACCAATACATGCTAaatttccttgatttgttatcatcaaaataagatttgtaagtcTTGTTAGACCAACAGATTTAATAACTATGAATGTGCTGAAGGAAAGTGCCGACGATCgtgtaaattggcggaaaaggatttcATCTAGCCAACCTGACCTAGTcgaacttaaggcttggtttgttttTGTTGTTATCATTAAGGGttcatttgtaattttatttattttagtttttctaTTTAGATTAGTAGGTTGCATTTTAggtgggattttttttttgtgaaatagaATTGAGAAGTTAACTCGAGGCACACCCCCCCTCCCCAGccaccccccaaaaaaataaataatttgtatTTCCTTCTTCATCCTTCCTCTCTGTCTCTCCCTTACCCGCTCTTGAtgctgcatcatttggtatcagagtgcaaattctctctttcttttgcttCTGACTTGCACACCTTCATTCATGTTtaatcttttcttcttcttctgttctTCCCCTTACGCTTATCTTCCATATTCTTCCTTTCCATCACCAAACAGTGGCAGGTCTAATTATTAACCCCCAAAAAACAATCAACTGATCACAATCCCTTTAGTTCGAGCTAAAATCAGTCATCCTCTCATTCCTGTGAAATTTcggtaaaaaaagaaaaatccaaatttcCAAACTTCT
The sequence above is a segment of the Malania oleifera isolate guangnan ecotype guangnan chromosome 8, ASM2987363v1, whole genome shotgun sequence genome. Coding sequences within it:
- the LOC131161370 gene encoding AP-1 complex subunit sigma-2 isoform X1, with translation MIHFVLLISRQGKVRLTKWYSPYSQKERTKVIRELSGVILTRGPKLCNFVEWRGYKVVYKRYASLYFCMCIDQDDNELEILEIIHHYVEILDRYFGSVCELDLIFNFHKAYYILDELLIAGELQESSKKTVARLIAAQVIIIIIIEALSYDYDVIVNGCSVICVILL
- the LOC131161370 gene encoding AP-1 complex subunit sigma-2 isoform X2, giving the protein MIHFVLLISRQGKVRLTKWYSPYSQKERTKVIRELSGVILTRGPKLCNFVEWRGYKVVYKRYASLYFCMCIDQDDNELEILEIIHHYVEILDRYFGSVCELDLIFNFHKAYYILDELLIAGELQESSKKTVARLIAAQDSLVETAKEQASSISNMIAQATK